The following nucleotide sequence is from Puntigrus tetrazona isolate hp1 chromosome 12, ASM1883169v1, whole genome shotgun sequence.
aaattctaattcaagTTGTATTTCTGGCCCAGTCTGATCTTTCTATtgaaataaaagtgataaaGCTGGTggggattatttttttttttttcgtttgatgaattcaacttttaaaaagcaatgcTGTCAGTAATTTTAAGGTTTACTTTGTGTTACTTTCCATTCGCTACAATTTCTGATCAAGCTTTTCTTTTGGGGTCACTTGTTCCCAAATGGTTTTCCATGTATGTTTTCCCCTGTTTGACTGTATTGATACCATTCCCACAATATTTGTGGACTACCTGATAATTAACTTATCATTGTTTGTGTtcctaaataaatattgtatgtcCTACGGCGTGATCGGTTCTTGACCTGTTGTTGATCTTTTGTAACTGTACTTTGAAATTTTAATAGAatagtattattactattattattgtacaaTTATAACTTTCTATGCTAATAGAAATTAAAGTGAGGACTAAAGTGAAGATTAAAAGGGAAAATAATGACTTTCAATTTCCCCTTTATAATGTACAACATTCATCATATTATTCATCAATACTTAGAATCCATTAGGATCAGTGAAATAGTAGTGTATATACTACctacactttaaatgttttgggttAGCAAATATCAAACATTAccgtaaagacatttatgtgtttatgtgtatttatgtgttacAAAATACTTGTGATCAATGCTGAACTTACTAAATCAGCACAGCTGCGTAATGCTCTTGAAAATTGATTTGCCACTGcagggaaaaaatatttttaatcaaataaatgcagtcttaaaTGCAAATCTTCTTTTTAACggattttcttaaaaaaaaaaaaaaaaaaaaaatatatatatatatatatatatatatatatatatatatatatatatatatatatatatatatatatatatatatatatatatatatatatatatatatatataaatatatatatatatatatatatatatatatatatatatatatatatataaatataaatatatatatatatatatatatatatataaatatatatatatatatatatatatatatatatatatatatatatatatatatatataaatatatatatatatatatatatatatatatatatatatatatatatatatatatatatatatatatatatatatatatatatatatatatatatatatatatatatatatataaaaattttccCATGAATAATAGCatccagaataaaagtttttgtctacataatatacatatacaccagtacattaaaaatttttaaaaataaagtttgaaaaataggaaaaaaaccAGTTTAAGAACGTGATTATGGTTATTTGGATTATACGGAATATTCCAACAAGTAGCTGTAAGGTTATTTATTGTGTGGTTAATGCTCAGCCCCTCCAGAGGTCAGCAGGTTCTCAGGTTGGATGTCCTTGTTTCTCCTCCAAATCAAGCAcatggggagagagagagagggcttgAATCGAGCCCAGTCTCGGTCTGCTTCCGTCCTCTTCGTCACAGCGATACTGTTCtctatgtttgtatgtttttcaggGCGTGACTAGGAAAACGAAAACGTTGCCAAGTAAACCGGTGTTAGCATGCGCTGTGCTGTGGAGTGCCAGGTGAACCTCGGCCTGGGCTCTCATACCGCGTCTCCAAACCTGAATTTGATCTGTAGTCGAATATAACGTCCTACAACCACGTTGGCCTCCGAAACGGTTGCCCGCTCTCCGTTCTGTTCCCACTTTTTCGCTGGCACGGTGTTCGGGCGTAGCAGGAGAGAAGGACAGCGCAGATGTCTTCCTGCTAAGTGCGAACATCGTGCTGCATTTTGAAAAGGAGTTTGCGGCAAGCTTTGGGATGAGGTAGGGGAGGGGCCGCAGGGGCTTAATGAATCAGAAAAGGTTTGATATCAGATGACTCACGCTGCCACTCCGGGAGCCTGTCGGGAGACGTCTGCTACAGTTTGGGCTGGAACCAACGAGTGGGCATGAGTCAGCAGGATACGGAGAGTGAGAGATCTGATTGCTGCATTAACACCTACTGCACCCCCTTCAGCTCAGGGGCCCACCTGGAAGCCGCAAGCGTGTCCTCTTCCCATGACCTTCCTGTTGGCTTCTTCGCTCACGGCAGTCCGCTTTTCCGAAAGCTGTAATTTTGTGTGACTAATCTCCCTGAAAACGCAGGAATATGACATCATGATCTTGATTGGTCGGTGGCACAAAAAGAAACTTTCGTCAGCAGACGGGAGAGTATCAAGTCTATTTAAAAGCTGCAACGCAATATTAGTGATTAATTGCTTGCATAAGTATTTTGGCAAAATCAAgccacaaaaaaatgatttagtgttattttagcagtaatcattcattcatttattcattcaaatacgctttttatatttgcaatacACATAATGTGTTAAGATGcctttacaaaaatgtttaatatttttaagatatgtGGCAACATGCTGGAAATCATTAACTGACATCTACGTGTCTGTAGTATCTAtgtatccatctatctattatcaaagttgaaaatgaaacagcattttttttaaaaatggagaaCGACATTTTGTCTTGAAAATTTGCAACAAGCTGGAATAGACTTTATAGGCTGGAATAGTCAAATAGACTTTGATTAGAAAACTCTTGCATACCAAAACACTACTGATTAGTAGTTTTTAACATACTGAAGCtttcaaatcattttcagtaaatcagtttcataaaaaaaacttagaTAACTATGTTGAAAAAGTACCCGGAGCctaaacatttatgtttcatAGACAAGCAAATTGATGTCAAGGAACGATAATTACAGTAAATTTCACTTTTCAAAAACTGTACTGTTCACTACTCTCCCGCGAATAAACAATGAAGCCAAAACcagaaaatttaaaaagaacagaaatacCCACAGTAATAAttgaaagtaataaataatatgtatatattgtatagcatttgcatttgtgacctggaccacaaaagtaaaaaagggtaaaaaattttaaaatgcagatttataaataagctttccattgatgtatggtttgttagggtAGGATACAACAGTTTAAAAAggtggaatctgagggtgcaatcTTTAGAGTTTAAGTTTTGATGTACTTATTGCAGAATTTTTAccaaatatcttcatggaacatgctCTTTACTTAtcttttggcataaaagaaaaatgttcaattttgacccatacaatgctttgttggctattgctacaaatatacctgggCTACTtttagactggttttgtgctccagggtcacatttttgGTAGATGCTTTTACACAAAGCGCTTTGCATCGCATTCaatacacagttttttttaatcaatgcgTTTACTAGAAGTCAAACTTATGACCTTGGCTTTGTTAGCGCCATACTCTTCTGTTCGATATAACATTGTGTATCTTGAGAGTGTCTGCTTGCTAAACACACAGTCCCGCTGGTATGAGTTTGTGTTTGGTCAGACAAGGGTAATGACTGCAAACCCAAGCAGATATCTTTACGTCTCTCAGCTGATCTGATTTGTCCGCTCTCTTCCTCCCCGTGtgcatattttttgtataaatcCGTAATGCAGTGACTTCTTCGACACAAAAGGCTGGCTGATTAAGCCTGCAGCAACTTTGAACGGTGTGACAATATTTGCATCACATGTGCTTATTTGCTCACTGTTTTAGCTGCCTTAGCCCCGCCCACCCCACGTCGTCCCATTGCCAGTTCGAGCACCGCCCCTCCCCAGTGATGTCATCGTCCTAGCTCACGTTTGGCACATGTGCCTGCAGCAGAGACTGGACGTCCCATTCTGTCTGTGACATATTGTGCAATTCTATAGatagaacagagagagagagagagagagagagagagggagagttgGAATTAAACGATGGATCAAAGGGAAAAAGACCAAAAGGGAGAGGAAGAGCGGAGGTGGGGAGGAGGTTTGGATGACAAAAATGGAGGAAGAAGGCTTATATGGTTTGCAGCAGTGCTGTCTGACTCTCATGTATCAGGCCTTTCATTCCCCTTTAATTACTCACGGCTCGACTCCAGCTGCTTCCTCTCAAACAGGAAGTGCCTCTCAATGTTTCACAGACATGCTCAATGAGCACCAGTGGACACATGCTTGGACACATgtgcctcaaaaaaaaaaaaaaaaaaaaaaaatatatatatatatatatatatatatatatatatatatatatatatatataaaaaaatgtaaaataaaaaaaaatatataatactacatcaatgataataaaatactgtttttagacattttttaaaacttgggTATTCTAGTAAATCTGGCAACACAATTAACAGCCACTAAAGTAGCCCTTAATTGTATAtgaatttcatttattgtttagttttattactttcattttaaagtactgaaataacaaactaaataaacctaaaattattactataatattactACAACTTATGTaggcaaataaaaaattactcagAACAAAATTCTGAAAGctttgactaaaataaaatgaaaagataaaaataaatacctaattcaaaatattaacaaaaactataattgtACATTCGTGATAATAGAAATAAcacagtttttcacttttttacacAATTCTCTAAACTTCACCAAtaacatgatttattttgaatctAATTCTTCAAGGTCAAATTTGCACATTCAAATTGGTTAAATCAGGGACATCTATGGTCCAGAACAGCTTCTCACAGCACAGTGTCCACTTCATCACTGTGGAAGTCTGACCTCTAGAGGTGAccgacagcaaaaaaaaaaaaaaaaaaatcagcgtGTTTTAGCCAACCTACTTTTAAATCTAAAGGAGTGTGTTCTAATAaagatgaattaaataataaaaataaaacaataaaaaaagagaaatgtaatAACCTATATCCTATGCTATGGTGCTGGTGATTTTTTGTTCCTGTTCCCTATCAATTGCAAAAGCTTTTAAACCCAACTcagacatatataaaatatattaaggtACTGGTGTTTATTTCTGATCATCTGCTTATGCCATACTGAAACAAGCACTAAACAtttcctacacacacacacacacacacacacaaaccagcATACAGTCAGAACGTCACCCCTTACTGCAAATTTGattatgaaaatgcattcaaacCAAGATGTAAAtcttatttttgcttgtttggtTCCCACAAACAGAAACGGTTGAAAGATGGTGACGGTGAATTTTTTCTGAAGGATAGGGTGGTATTTACTGCGAAgctttctacatttttatgatcGTTGTTTTTATTGTCGTGTTCTCTTTTTGTCATCTAATGTTTTGATTGACATTCCCACCTAATGAGGAAGAAGGCATAATTAGAGATTATGGAGAAATACTCAAAGACTGAAGTACTCCAGCATAAGGAGAACTGCTCATCAAGGACTGcgaaaagaatttaaaaagaattgAGTGAACTTCTCAATTCTCCTTAATTCTTCCAGTACTGGAGCTGGACTCTGACTCGCCGAATAAACATCATCCTAGTGCCTACAGGTAATGTGATGCacacatcatttaaaaattacattttaagttttttaaagggcagtgttttttttttttataatctaaacTGGCTTTATGTGCATCATAAATGGTGCCTGAAacgaaaaaacaacaacaaatgtacAACAACAATGCAAAGAAGTGaccaaatattaataagcacttttttcatttgtattgcTTAAGACTTGGTGAAACTCCGGCACGTTATCTTCAAGAtcatgcatttgtattatttagttaatctaatgtggggaaaaaaatgcatgttcagCACATGGCAGCTGCTTTTATTCACTCTCCGGTCCTAATTATGAAATAGTTCTGTTACAGTTATATAGTTATGTAAAGAATTACATACACAGGCACAATTTTCCATTTATCTAAAAACAAATTCCACTTAagcacaaaactattttttaagattaaaaagtTGAGTAAAGCGTGTCTACATGCGTGAACCTGcgcatgtttgcatttttgattGCTTATAAAATGTGGTCTGATCGATATTTAACTCGCTATTATAGACGAGCACGATCTGTCTAAAATAACAACACACATCATTGTGATCCTTCTCAGTGCAGGGTGTAGAAAGTAAGTGATTGGAAGTGTGACCCGCCTATTAAATCTCTAGGAACACAACAGACAATCCTGAAAGAGGTGAGAGGACCACGGCAAAGACCTTTAGAAAACCCTACAAACTGCTGAGGTCTTTCCGCATGCACCCTACTATCAGAAAGCACTGGACGAGAAACTACTACAAAAGGTCCAGCTGGATTTTTACGATGCTTCTGGGAGAAAGTTGTGCATACAAGTTGAAAAACGCCGTAAACGTCTCATCCTGAATGGTAGAAGGATAATAAAACTGCCTTGCTGCCGGGACACTTTCCAATCATCAAAAGACACATGAATACAAACGTTGTATGGATAGTTAATAACTGACTCGAGGTCGTTGGGTGTCAGTCCTTAGGCCTGACCATGAGTTGGATTAAAATGCTGTGGCATAACTCAAAGGGCTGTCCTGCGAACAATACtgttaagattaaaaaaaaaaatctaaattggtCTGCACTTTTACAGCAGCCACAGAAAAACATTAGCGATGCTTCCTTTACTTTCTCCACCCTACACCCTGCGATTAATTAACGACaagcaactttttatttagttaaatcaGATACTAGCGTGGCTTAAATTAAGATCAGATCACATCTGATAGCTAAGCAACGCGGAAATCCAGATCGCTTTCGAGAATCTGCGGCAAAAACCCACAGAAGGCCGCACAGGCCTTGCGCTTTTAAGTGACTAACTACTAACCACATTGCTCTGTGAACttgcttcatttttaatagttctCCATGCGCATTTCGTTCATGTTCTAGTGTTCTAGTGCGAAATTTCGCGAATGTGATCTCGCCTTCATTTACATGGTAAATAGGCTATATCTaggttgtaaaataaatgtaattcatcCCATAGGGCAGCAGTACTATGACCCCAGTGCTGCCACAGGGCCCTAACCAGGATGAAGATACCACAGAACTGTGGAACATCCTCTTTAGACGACAACAGCTGCAAAACCGTCTTCAGTTCTTAAAGGAGatccaaaagaaaaacaacagaatagAAGGTAATGGAATAATACGCACACACCAATATAACTGCATTGATATTGCTAACACCTTAATTGAACCATTACCtcctaattaaaatttttccagCTGTATCCCTACAACTGTGAAcacataattaatgcattactgTAGGTgcagaaattaataaaacaatttgacAGGTAGCATTTTTCATACTAACTACTCTTTTAACAGGAGGTAGCAAAATAAGATCACCGATTGGTTGCTTTTTTGGGGTAATGAGTCACAAACATGCAGATTGGTCTAattggaaaacaaaataaataaacacttttacacCCTGGCAACTGCGAGTTCTTACGCAGTCCTACGGACTTCAGAGTAGGAGCAAGAACATTTGGTTATTTCACTGCgcaataaaacatgcaaaacaatgtaatgtaattactCTCTTTGTTAATACTAAAGAAGCTTCTTACTTTACCAGGAAATGAGCATTCAAATTGCTATGACTCCACTCCACTCCACTCTTGATCATCTGCATGCTTACATTTGACTAGTTAGTACAAACAATAATTTGGTTGCTttacattttccttttctttttaggaTACCTTGCAAATGAAGAGGGCCCTACAGAACTGGACAGAATAGAGGAGGAGCTGAAGTTACTGGAGCAAAAAGAGAAGGATCTCattcagaaaaagaaacaatgttCGACAACACAGACCATAGACAAAGGCATGTGTCTACGTTATAAATTccataaatctaaaaaaaaaaaaaaaaacaccacacgcacatatgcatttacaaaataagaCAGAAAGGCAGAAACAAGCGTGggcaaaatgtaatatatataatttttttttcatttatatatgtaaatgagcACTACTACTACTCAGCTgagtatttctttttaaaatagtgaatacatgaacacaattaaaaaaattctacattaaCAAGTATTTAtagttaattacatttctaagggggaaaaaaatcatgcatttttccaatttcatttagatttaaatgtttttctttaagatCAATTCGATTTACTGGACATTAcctattatttataaataaaacattttattttaataaagttattaaaatgaattaaaaataaaattaaaaatagtaattataattaaaaagctgtaataaaaaaaaagctgtcctGATTTTACTacataaaatctgaaattaattgCCGCTTATTTCTGTAGTAGGGGTCCGTGGGATACAAACTAACAGAGGgttattttttaacacacaTGCTAGAATAACAACATTTATAGTATTTACAGCCATATCTACGACATATAGAAAAAATATCTTTGGATGGCTTaagttaaaattgaaaataagaCAAATCTGCAATAATTCTGATATCGAGTTACATTGCTATTGCTACagcattgttttgtttgttttgttctgacaacccaatcaaaataaaacatttccagaCAAAgcgtaataaataatttagttaaGTTTTGCGATGCAGCTGCAGTCAGATATTGTACCGCGTCATCTTGAAACAGATGACTATTCGTAGATGGCTCGGTCTTGCACCAcagtttttggagttttattaaataaatgcatcgttCATAATGAGGAGGATGTTCTGTTCTGACATTGGCAATGTAATTTACGATTTTACGTTTATGATTttctgaaatgtcttttttaaatctgtttcttCATCTATCCGCCCCCATTGTTTTAAACTATGCTGTATAGCTGTGCATTGCAATCAGGAAAAAAAGTACACACtgtaattataaaagaaaaccaCATATTCGTACTAGACGaagaatgataaaaatatatactatatttatattatactacAATATTATACTCTGAACTCCATACGGATTTACAAAAACTGAGAAAGCCAAAAAGTGTCGTCTCCTACAACATTTTGTGATACTGTGgcttttttaatgcaacattcTCAATCATAACTGTGCAAGCGTGACAGTAATTATGCTGTGTTATACGGTATGACACACTTCCCTTGACAGATCCAATCCAAGCTCCGATCCAAGGGCTTTACATTCTCCCCGTTTCTCCAGAAACGATTTCTCCAATCATTGCTCTGCAAGAGGAAAACACAGGTGAAATAATTAAGTTGCAAATGTAATGTTCAGTTCTTGTGTCAAAAAATGCAAtccaaaaaaaacctctataTTCTCCACATTTCTCTTAAAGAATCCATTGCTCAACTGGAAAACTCAGGTAAAATATTATAGATACGCTGCAAACGTAGCATTATTTATCTTATATGAAATACCCTTCGTGTCAAACGGAAATGCTCCGATCCAAtgacctttttaatatttcttttacagAGACAATTTGTCCTACCATTGTTCAGCAAGAGGACAACACAGGTAAAATAACAGTTTGCTACTAACATGGCACATCTTCACAACTTGACAAGTTGTACGGCAAAAACCACGGACAAATGTCCCGAGTTAGATTGCCATAGCACTGATACAcgatgaatgaataaacaaaatcaatgcatttCACCTTCCCAGAGGCCCCAGTGAGCCTGGATGATGTTACCATGTCCCCTGCCAAAGTAAAATGCCCTTCTTGCCAGAAGACTGTCAT
It contains:
- the LOC122355370 gene encoding cell death-inducing p53-target protein 1-like, coding for MTPVLPQGPNQDEDTTELWNILFRRQQLQNRLQFLKEIQKKNNRIEGYLANEEGPTELDRIEEELKLLEQKEKDLIQKKKQCSTTQTIDKDPIQAPIQGLYILPVSPETISPIIALQEENTESIAQLENSETICPTIVQQEDNTEAPVSLDDVTMSPAKVKCPSCQKTVITEIYYKLGSNAFLFCCLLSVVGCLAGCCLVPFCMNRFKDVTHRCPSCHKDICSVNRI